CATGCTCCTGGAGGTTACTTTACAGATAGTGCTGGAGAAAATCAAATATGTGGAAATGGACTATATGCGGATTTAGCCATTTTCTCATTCCATCCTGTAAAGCACATCGCATCCGGTGAAGGTGGAATGATTACTACAAACAATGAAGAATTGTATAAAAAGCTCCTGCTCTTGCGAACACATGGTATAACCAAGGATGCAAACATGTTAATTCAAAACCATGGGGGGTGGTACTATGAAATGCAAGAACTAGGGTTCAATTACAGATTATCAGATATTCAGGCTGCGTTAGGAAATAGTCAATTAAAAAGAGCCGATGAAGGATTAGAAAGGCGAAAGGAAATTGCTAAAAAATACAATAGAGCCTTTGAAAATCTCCAGTTTATTCATGGCCAGTCAGGAGTTGTAGATGGTCATGCATATCATCTTTACATAATAGAAGTTGACAACAGGTTGGGTTTGTATAATTACTTACGCGAAAACAATATTTTTTCACAAGTACATTACATACCAGTCCACTTAATGCCATATTATGAACAATTTGGGTGGAAAGAAGGTGATTGCCCGATGGCTGAAAGGTATTACGAGCGATGCCTAAGTTTACCTATGTTTCCGAC
Above is a window of Bacteroidales bacterium DNA encoding:
- the pseC gene encoding UDP-4-amino-4,6-dideoxy-N-acetyl-beta-L-altrosamine transaminase, which encodes MHMKAIPYGRQAITQEDIGAVVNVLKSDYLTQGPAVSEFEIAFAKYIGVKYAIAVANGTAALHLCTLALNVRPGDKVITTPITFAASANCVRYAGGEVVFADIDPETYLLDIKGVEKLLQSHPTGTFKGIIPVDFAGRAVDLEAFHKLAKEYDCWIIEDACHAPGGYFTDSAGENQICGNGLYADLAIFSFHPVKHIASGEGGMITTNNEELYKKLLLLRTHGITKDANMLIQNHGGWYYEMQELGFNYRLSDIQAALGNSQLKRADEGLERRKEIAKKYNRAFENLQFIHGQSGVVDGHAYHLYIIEVDNRLGLYNYLRENNIFSQVHYIPVHLMPYYEQFGWKEGDCPMAERYYERCLSLPMFPTLTNAEQDYVIGTIKSYYE